In the genome of Abyssalbus ytuae, the window CACAGAAAATAATCTGGAAATTAAAGAAGGAGACACGGTACTATTTTACACCGATCATTACAGAAAACATTTCGCCGGTGAAAACTGGGGAAACGGGCCCGGACTTAGTATTAGTGCTGCACAATGGCTGGGAAATAAAAAAATTGCTGCTTTTGGAGTAGAAACCATGTCGCCCGGAGTACCGGGAATATCCAACAAACAAGTTCATAAAATTTGCGGGGAACTGGGGTTTACCCACTATGAAAATATGATCAATCTGCACCAGCTTGTAGGAAGAGGAACATTTCGTTTCATTGCCTTCCCCTTAAAAATAAGAGGAGGTACCGGGTCTCCTGTAAGAGCTGTAGCAGTTTTTGATGAATAAAATTTCATCTTTTGAATCTTCTAAACAATCAAAATGGATTTACCTGAAGAAATAAATATACACTATGAAAACTTATGGCAGGAATCAATTGAAAAATTCAGGCACCATAAATTTGAATTTGACCCTTTAATAGATTCTGAAAAAGATATGAGAAGGGGAATTACTTTACTCGCAAGGCCGGATAAAGAAATAAAGAGAAATATAGCATCCTTTATCAACGAGTTTAAATCAATAGATCCACATCAATATTTCTATCCCGTTTCCGATATTCATATAACTATAATGTCTGTAATTTCCTGTTATGAAGGTTTTAAAATGAATACCATTGATATTTCAAAATACATAGAAATAATAAATAAAAGTATAAAAGGCCTGAATTCCGAACAAATCACTTTTAACGGTCTTACCGCCTCAAGTTCCTGCATCATGTTAAAAGGTTTTCCTTTACAAAACAATTTAAATAAAATAAGGAATAACCTTAGGGAAAATTTTAAAAAAAGTAATTTAGAATCATCAATAGACCACCGCTACAAAATTAAAACAGCCCATTCTACCATAATCAGGTTTAAAGAAGTAGTAAAACATCCTGATCAACTTATTGGATTTTTAGAAAAAAATAAAGATGTACCATTTGGAAGCTTTAAAATTAAAAGCCTGGAATTAGTTTATAATGACTGGTATCAAAAAGCCGGTATAACAAAGCTTTTGCACACATTTAAATTTTAAATAAACTTCTAAAGTTTTTAGAAGGCCATCCGAAAAGAAAAATGGGCTCCGGTGTTTATGCCAGCATCATAAAGAACCTTTGTAAGTAATTTTTATCAGTTTCTATCTTCCAGTAAAGGAACAAACCTGAATTCCCCCAGTTCTTCTTTTTCAAATTCTTTTTCAGAAGTTCTTGTAAATAATGTCATAACCTGAATATCTTCCCCCACAGGTATAACGAGCTTACCTCCTACTTTTAACTGAGAAAGCAATGGTTTTGGAACAAAAGGCGCCCCAGCCGTAACTATAATACCATCAAACGGAGCTTCGGCAGTAAACCCTTTATATCCGTCACCAAAAATTAACTTTTTGGCCCTATAGCCAAGTTTTGGTAAAAATAAACTTGTCTTTTTAAAAAGTTCCTTTTGCCTTTCAACTGAAAATACAACAGCGCCCAATTCAAGTAAAACTGCAGTTTGATAACCACAACCTGTTCCTATTTCCAATATTTTATCTCCTTCGGTAATTTCCAGTAATTCTGTTTGAAACGCTACGGTATAAGGCTGCGAGATGGTTTGGTCGGCCCCTATAGGGAAGGCTTTGTCCTGATAAGCGTGGTCCTCAAAACTACTGTCTATAAATAAATGCCGTGGTACTTTTTCAATAGCTTTCAAAACTTTTTTATCGGTAATGCCCTTTGCTGCAACAATTTCTGCCAGTTTTTTGCGCATTCCCTTATGTTTAAAAGTATCTTTCAAGGTAAATATAGTTTAGTGGTTCAAAAATACATAAACAAATGAAGGATTAAAATACGGGATTAATAAA includes:
- a CDS encoding protein-L-isoaspartate(D-aspartate) O-methyltransferase, which encodes MKDTFKHKGMRKKLAEIVAAKGITDKKVLKAIEKVPRHLFIDSSFEDHAYQDKAFPIGADQTISQPYTVAFQTELLEITEGDKILEIGTGCGYQTAVLLELGAVVFSVERQKELFKKTSLFLPKLGYRAKKLIFGDGYKGFTAEAPFDGIIVTAGAPFVPKPLLSQLKVGGKLVIPVGEDIQVMTLFTRTSEKEFEKEELGEFRFVPLLEDRN
- a CDS encoding 2'-5' RNA ligase family protein — protein: MDLPEEINIHYENLWQESIEKFRHHKFEFDPLIDSEKDMRRGITLLARPDKEIKRNIASFINEFKSIDPHQYFYPVSDIHITIMSVISCYEGFKMNTIDISKYIEIINKSIKGLNSEQITFNGLTASSSCIMLKGFPLQNNLNKIRNNLRENFKKSNLESSIDHRYKIKTAHSTIIRFKEVVKHPDQLIGFLEKNKDVPFGSFKIKSLELVYNDWYQKAGITKLLHTFKF
- a CDS encoding cyclase family protein — translated: MPEIIDLSQEIYEGMPVFKDLPAVKISVHNTHEEWDNIKNPATITPSVYKLEMGEHTGTHVDALSHMDRQYKDQSIDKMPLNMFYTWGICLDFSRKKLKNLIEPEEIELACTENNLEIKEGDTVLFYTDHYRKHFAGENWGNGPGLSISAAQWLGNKKIAAFGVETMSPGVPGISNKQVHKICGELGFTHYENMINLHQLVGRGTFRFIAFPLKIRGGTGSPVRAVAVFDE